One region of Fragaria vesca subsp. vesca linkage group LG4, FraVesHawaii_1.0, whole genome shotgun sequence genomic DNA includes:
- the LOC101308280 gene encoding uncharacterized protein LOC101308280, translating to MDRGIEFDVLDAYGTEYHRWVSDIEQTFIAKDLIETIFPDPDQEPPSKRTKSQALMFLRKHIDPTLRRQYQSKHDPKDLWDALAERFGNIHSTLLLELIARWDEIRLLDYKKVDDFNRDMLCLQAQLSLCGVEKSDADMMEKTFSTFPSAAKILMNQYRLEFTNKMITTFSGLMTQLLMEEKNNMINDQHNLRPKAPKRKDQHRNEPYARGNHHHRASSSRGQGSGFSGRTNSWRRDTGAAGPKGGAAPPRKQHARSSSAFDGQCNRCRSKDHWSKSCRSPANVVAAYKKYKELMEVNSTENNGVEHNVTFKVADPNGQCSDLDAPDFDISG from the exons ATGGACAGAGGCATTGAATTTGACGTCCTCGACGCCTATGGTACTGAGTACCATCGTTGGGTCTCGGACATAGAACAGACCTTCATCGCTAAGGATCTGATCGAGACCATATTCCCCGATCCAGATCAGGAACCGCCTAGCAAGAGAACAAAATCTCAGGCACTCATGTTCCTTCGTAAGCATATCGATCCCACACTGCGTAGGCAGTATCAATCCAAGCACGATCCAAAAGATCTGTGGGATGCCCTTGCCGAACGCTTCGGCAACATTCACTCGACCTTGCTCCTAGAACTAATTGCTCGCTGGGATGAAATCCGACTTTTGGATTACAAGAAGGTGGATGACTTCAACAGGGATATGCTTTGCCTACAAGCTCAACTGAGCTTATGTGGAGTCGAGAAAAGTGATGCCGACATGATGGAAAAGACTTTCTCGACCTTCCCTTCAGCTGCTAAGATCCTCATGAACCAATATCGGCTTGAGTTCACAAATAAGATGATTACTACATTTAGCGGCTTAATGACGCAACTCCTTATGGAAGAAAAGAATAATATGATCAATGATCAGCATAATTTGCGTCCT AAAGCTCCGAAACGCAAGGATCAACATAGGAATGAACCTTATGCACGTGGGAATCATCACCACCGTGCCTCTAGTTCTCGGGGACAAGGTAGCGGCTTTAGTGGCCGTACCAACTCATGGCGTCGAGACACCGGTGCCGCCGGCCCCAAGGGCGGTGCCGCTCCTCCTCGGAAGCAGCATGCTCGCTCTTCTTCTGCCTTTGATGGTCAATGCAACAGATGTAGGTCCAAGGACCACTGGTCTAAAAGCTGTCGCTCTCCTGCAAATGTTGTTGCCGCATACAAGAAATACAAGGAATTGATGGAAGTCAATTCCACTGAAAACAATGGAGTTGAACATAATGTTACCTTCAAGGTCGCTGACCCTAATGGACAATGTTCTGACTTAGATGCCCCTGACTTTGACATCAGCGGCTAG
- the LOC101293767 gene encoding UDP-glucuronate 4-epimerase 1-like: MPSPSQLEDELFPSTPGKFKIDRSHTMNRQFHRCFASTSTMFLWALFLIALTASYLSFQSFVDSGSRYFSASWGGIQWEKQVRNSAQIHRSGGMSILVTGAAGFVGTHVSVALKKRGDGVVGLDNFNNYYDPSLKKARRNLLKGHGIFIVEGDLNDNKLLDKLFDTVAFTHVMHLAAQAGVRYAMENPGSYVHSNIAGLVTLLEVCKSANPQPSIVWASSSSVYGLNDMVPFSESDRTDQPASLYAATKKAGEEITHTYNHIYGLSITGLRFFTVYGPWGRPDMAYFSFTRNILQGKSITVYRGKNHVDLARDFTYIDDIVKGCLGSLDTSGKSTGSGGKKRGPAPYRIFNLGNTSPVTVPTLVNILERHLKMKAKRNVVEMPGNGDVPFTHANISLARTQLGYKPTTDLQTGLKKFVRWYLSYYGYNNDKPVH; encoded by the coding sequence ATGCCGTCGCCGTCGCAATTAGAGGACGAGCTGTTCCCGTCGACGCCGGGGAAGTTCAAGATCGACCGGTCCCACACCATGAACCGCCAGTTTCACCGTTGCTTCGCCTCCACCAGCACCATGTTCTTGTGGGCCCTTTTCTTGATCGCCCTGACGGCGTCGTATCTGAGTTTCCAGAGCTTCGTCGACTCCGGCAGCCGCTACTTCTCGGCCTCTTGGGGAGGGATCCAGTGGGAGAAGCAGGTCCGCAACTCGGCTCAGATCCACCGCTCCGGCGGCATGTCCATCCTCGTCACCGGTGCCGCCGGTTTCGTCGGCACACACGTGTCCGTGGCCCTGAAAAAGCGCGGAGACGGTGTCGTCGGGCTTGACAACTTCAACAACTACTACGACCCGTCGTTGAAGAAGGCCCGGAGAAACCTCCTCAAAGGCCACGGCATCTTCATCGTCGAGGGCGACTTAAACGACAACAAGCTCCTCGACAAGCTCTTCGACACCGTCGCCTTCACCCACGTTATGCACCTCGCCGCCCAGGCCGGCGTCCGCTATGCCATGGAGAACCCCGGCTCTTACGTCCACAGCAACATCGCCGGCCTCGTCACGCTTCTCGAGGTCTGCAAATCCGCCAATCCTCAGCCGTCCATCGTCTGGGCCTCCTCCAGCTCCGTCTACGGCTTGAACGACATGGTCCCCTTCTCCGAATCCGACCGGACCGACCAGCCGGCGAGCCTCTACGCCGCCACGAAGAAGGCCGGCGAGGAAATCACCCACACTTACAACCACATTTACGGGCTGTCAATCACCGGGTTGAGATTCTTCACGGTTTACGGGCCCTGGGGAAGACCCGACATGGCGTATTTCAGTTTCACCCGGAATATTCTCCAGGGTAAATCCATCACGGTTTACCGCGGTAAAAACCATGTTGACTTGGCGAGGGACTTTACATACATCGACGACATTGTCAAGGGGTGTCTGGGGTCTTTGGATACCTCCGGGAAGAGTACCGGGTCGGGCGGGAAGAAGCGGGGACCCGCACCGTACCGGATATTTAACTTGGGGAACACGTCGCCGGTGACGGTCCCGACGCTGGTAAACATCTTGGAGCGGCATTTGAAGATGAAGGCCAAGAGGAATGTAGTGGAGATGCCCGGAAACGGCGACGTTCCGTTCACGCACGCCAACATAAGTTTGGCCCGAACACAACTCGGGTACAAACCGACGACCGATTTGCAAACCGGGTTGAAGAAGTTTGTTAGGTGGTATCTTTCTTACTACGGCTACAATAACGACAAACCTGTACACTAA
- the LOC101294351 gene encoding 5'-nucleotidase domain-containing protein DDB_G0275467-like, translated as MALFRRLLPLSSSINRTSFWSSGILLQGNQSYGAITTPEKTLLKLEDGETRGDADSVIADDEIAKIWHEFDSAKQSFLKIPQALKEMPKMNPEGIYVNKNLRLDSIQVYGFDYDYTLAHYSSELQNLIYDLAKEHMVNEYHYPEVCMEFKYDPSFPIRGLSYDKSRGCLLKLDFFGSIEPDGCYYGRRKLRRKEIDEMYGTRRIGRDQAASLVGLMDFFCFSEACLIADIVQYFVDAKLEFDACYIYQDVNRAIQHVHRTGLVHRGILSDPHRYLVKNGQLLHFLKMLREKGKKLFLLTNSPYYFVDGGMRFLLEDSLGLNDSWRELFDVVIAKANKPDFYTSEHPFRCYDAEKDTLAFMKVDAFLPNNVYYHGCLKSFLQITKWKGPEVIYFGDHLFSDLRGPSKAGWRTAAIIHELEDEILVQNQDAYRVEQAKFHIFQELLGRLHSTVSTSQKSEANVLLEELNECRRKASHKMKAMFNTSFGATFLTDKGQESAFAYHIHQYADVYTSKPENFLLYPLEAWLHAPFDVKIMPHHVKVSSSLFKT; from the exons ATGGCCTTGTTTCGTAGGCTGCTTCCTCTCTCCTCCTCCATAAAC AGGACGAGCTTCTGGTCATCCGGAATTCTTCTTCAAG GTAATCAGAGTTACGGAGCAATCACTACTCCGGAAAAAACGTTGTTGAAATTGGAAGATGGAGAGACAAGAGGTGATGCTGATTCTGTTATTGCTGATGATGAGATAGCTAAGATTTGGCACGAATTTGACTCTGCAAAGCAGAGTTTCCTCAAGATTCCTCAGGCACTTAAAGAAATGCCTAAGATGAATCCGGAAG GGATATATGTGAATAAGAACCTGAGATTGGACAGTATTCAAGTTTATGGATTCGACTATGACTACACGCTGGCACATTACTCGTCAGAATTACAGAACTTGATATATGATCTTGCTAAGGAGCATATGGTCAATGAG TATCACTATCCTGAGGTTTGCATGGAATTCAAGTATGATCCAAGTTTTCCCATTAGAGGACTAAGCTATGACAAGTCGCGAGGGTGTCTCTTGAAGCTGGACTTCTTTGGGTCAATCGAGCCAGATGGATGCTACTATGGTCGTCGAAAG CTTAGAAGGAAGGAAATAGATGAGATGTATGGCACAAGGCGTATCGGTCGTGATCAAGCAGCTAGCCTTGTTGGGTTGATGGATTTCTTCTGCTTTAGCGAG GCATGCCTCATTGCAGACATCGTGCAATATTTTGTGGATGCTAAGCTGGAATTTGATGCTTGCTACATCTATCAAGATGTCAATCGTGCAATTCAGCATGTTCACCGTACTGGCCTTGTTCATAGAGGAATTCTTTCTGATCCCCATAGATATCTTGTTAAAAAT GGCCAGCTGTTACACTTTCTGAAGATGCTCAGGGAAAAAGGAAAAAAACTATTCTTGCTGACTAACTCTCCATACTACTTTGTGGATGGAGGAATGCGTTTTTTGTTGGAG GATTCTTTGGGTCTTAATGACTCTTGGAGGGAGCTTTTTGATGTTGTGATTGCCAAAGCCAATAAGCCAGATTTTTACACATCTGAGCATCCATTTCG TTGTTATGATGCAGAAAAAGATACTTTAGCTTTCATGAAGGTGGATGCGTTTCTTCCTAATAATGTTTATTACCATGGATGCCTGAAATCATTTCTTCAAATTACCAAGTGGAAGGGACCAGAG GTGATATACTTTGGAGATCACCTCTTTAGCGACCTAAGGGGACCGTCAAAAGCTGGTTGGCGCACTGCTGCTATAATCCATGAACTAGAA GATGAAATACTTGTACAGAATCAGGATGCTTACCGGGTGGAGCAG GCTAAATTTCATATATTCCAAGAATTGCTTGGTAGACTGCATTCAACGGTATCTACTAGTCAGAAAAGTGAGGCCAATGTACTGTTGGAGGAGCTAAATGAGTGCAGACGTAAGGCAAGCCACAAGATGAAGGCAATGTTTAATACATCTTTCGGAGCCACCTTCCTTACAGATAAAGGTCAAGAATCTGCTTTTGCGTATCATATCCATCAATATGCAGATGTCTATACCAGTAAGCCAGAGAATTTTTTGCTCTATCCACTTGAAGCATGGCTTCATGCACCCTTCGATGTTAAGATTATGCCACATCATGTGAAG GTTTCATCCAGCTTGTTCAAGACTTGA